In one window of Azotobacter salinestris DNA:
- a CDS encoding IS5 family transposase, with protein sequence MKQLSFADAEYAGKRKQTRRERFLLEMDQVVPWQGLIALIEPYYPKGEGGRPAYPLAAMLRVHLMQNWFGYSDPAMEEALYETTLLRQFAGLSLERIPDETTLLNFRRLLEKHELAGGILEVINGYLGERGLSLRQGTIVDATLIHAPSSTKNKDGKRDPEMHSTKKGNQYYFGAKAHIGADAESGLVHSVVVTAANVADVTQVDQLLHGEENVVSADAGYTGVEKRPEHEGRQVIWQVAARRSTYKKHGKRSALYKAIRKIEKAKAQVRAKVEHPFRVIKRQFGYTKVRFRGLAKNTSQLVTLFALSNLWMARRYLLANAGEVRL encoded by the coding sequence ATGAAGCAACTGTCCTTCGCCGATGCCGAGTATGCCGGCAAGCGCAAGCAGACCCGCCGCGAGCGCTTCCTGCTCGAGATGGACCAGGTGGTGCCGTGGCAGGGGCTGATCGCCCTGATCGAGCCCTACTATCCCAAGGGCGAAGGCGGTCGGCCCGCCTACCCGCTGGCAGCCATGCTGCGCGTGCACCTGATGCAGAACTGGTTCGGCTACAGCGATCCGGCGATGGAGGAAGCGCTGTACGAAACCACTCTCCTGCGCCAGTTCGCCGGCCTGAGCCTGGAGCGCATCCCGGACGAAACGACCCTCCTCAACTTCCGTCGCCTGCTGGAGAAGCACGAACTGGCCGGGGGAATACTGGAGGTGATCAACGGCTATCTGGGCGAGCGCGGACTGTCGCTGCGCCAGGGCACCATTGTCGACGCCACCCTGATCCATGCGCCGAGCTCGACGAAGAACAAGGACGGCAAGCGCGACCCGGAAATGCACTCGACGAAGAAGGGCAACCAGTACTACTTCGGCGCAAAAGCTCACATTGGTGCCGACGCTGAGTCGGGTCTGGTGCACAGCGTGGTGGTCACGGCAGCCAACGTGGCAGATGTCACCCAAGTCGACCAACTGCTGCATGGCGAGGAAAACGTAGTGAGTGCCGATGCGGGCTATACCGGCGTAGAGAAGCGCCCCGAGCATGAAGGTCGGCAGGTCATCTGGCAGGTCGCGGCCCGGCGCAGTACCTACAAGAAGCATGGCAAGCGTAGCGCCTTATACAAAGCGATCCGCAAGATCGAGAAGGCCAAGGCCCAGGTACGAGCCAAGGTCGAACATCCGTTCCGCGTGATCAAGCGCCAGTTTGGCTACACCAAGGTGCGCTTCCGGGGATTGGCCAAAAACACGTCACAGTTGGTGACGCTGTTCGCCTTGTCGAATCTGTGGATGGCGCGCCGATATTTACTGGCGAATGCAGGAGAGGTGCGCCTGTAA